One Methanohalophilus mahii DSM 5219 genomic window carries:
- a CDS encoding methanogen output domain 1-containing protein, whose translation MESEIPPKILIVDDEPQNLDLMEAYLSHLYEITLAESGEECLQKVEEKDIDLILLDIMMPGMSGYDVAKTLKESESTRHIPIIMVTALSEKEDRIKSIEVGADDFLTKPVNRVELLTRVKSLLRIKSLHDELVAEKEHLKMQNHIRRVLTSIIPALLSSAPPEQKKIIIRQMVDMVEDIVRSSCTDCEKEIKDSQDVARICCEAMNQLGASYFVDGDGDQSGCSTIKAHKCPWGEESKINPIMCNLTTGVFSKMVNGVTDGEVNVNKTMGNGDDHCCFDICIEGE comes from the coding sequence AAGCATACCTTTCCCACTTATATGAAATTACGCTGGCTGAAAGTGGAGAGGAATGCCTCCAAAAAGTGGAAGAAAAAGACATAGATCTTATTCTTCTTGACATTATGATGCCGGGTATGAGTGGCTATGATGTTGCTAAAACTTTAAAGGAATCAGAAAGTACACGCCATATCCCGATCATTATGGTAACCGCACTATCTGAAAAAGAGGATCGCATTAAAAGTATTGAAGTTGGTGCCGATGATTTTCTTACAAAACCCGTAAACCGTGTGGAACTCCTAACCCGTGTAAAGTCATTGTTGCGCATCAAAAGCCTCCACGATGAGCTGGTGGCTGAAAAAGAACATCTTAAAATGCAAAACCATATTCGCAGGGTTTTGACCTCAATTATTCCCGCACTACTAAGTAGTGCGCCACCTGAACAGAAGAAAATAATCATTCGTCAAATGGTTGATATGGTAGAAGATATTGTACGTAGTTCATGCACTGATTGTGAGAAGGAAATTAAAGATTCACAAGATGTAGCCAGAATTTGCTGTGAGGCCATGAATCAACTGGGAGCCAGTTATTTTGTGGACGGTGACGGTGATCAAAGTGGGTGTTCAACAATAAAAGCACACAAGTGTCCATGGGGAGAAGAAAGTAAAATAAACCCCATTATGTGCAACCTCACTACCGGTGTATTCTCAAAGATGGTAAACGGAGTCACCGATGGAGAAGTTAACGTCAATAAAACAATGGGTAATGGGGATGACCACTGTTGTTTTGATATTTGTATAGAAGGAGAATGA
- a CDS encoding 5-(carboxyamino)imidazole ribonucleotide mutase encodes MVDIAIVMGSESDRAISNRVTNVLDNTDYSYDVQVISAHRNPDELEEYVGKDDAFVYIAIAGLSAALPGVIASKTGKPVIGVPVGAKLGGLDALLSTAQMPPGVPVAAVGIDNGANAAHMAIRILKLKGE; translated from the coding sequence ATGGTAGATATTGCAATAGTTATGGGATCTGAATCGGACAGGGCGATTTCGAATCGTGTAACCAATGTATTGGACAACACAGATTACAGTTATGATGTACAGGTAATTTCTGCCCACCGTAATCCCGATGAACTGGAAGAATATGTAGGTAAGGACGATGCTTTCGTTTACATTGCGATAGCCGGACTTTCAGCCGCACTTCCCGGTGTGATAGCATCAAAGACTGGCAAACCTGTTATCGGGGTGCCTGTTGGTGCAAAGCTTGGGGGGCTGGATGCATTATTGTCCACAGCACAGATGCCACCCGGTGTACCGGTTGCAGCTGTTGGTATTGATAACGGGGCAAATGCTGCCCATATGGCAATCCGTATCCTGAAACTCAAAGGAGAATGA
- a CDS encoding chorismate mutase, giving the protein MTIENVRQEIENIDRELVELIAKRVEFADDILKYKHQANLPINDNRQNDVVIERAVSIAIEKGLDSTVVKQIFNLLIQMNIERQHELSGEGNLP; this is encoded by the coding sequence ATGACAATCGAAAATGTAAGACAGGAGATCGAGAATATTGATAGGGAACTGGTGGAACTCATTGCAAAAAGAGTTGAATTTGCAGATGATATTTTGAAATACAAACACCAGGCCAACCTTCCTATCAATGACAACAGGCAAAATGATGTGGTGATAGAAAGAGCTGTGTCTATTGCTATTGAAAAAGGTTTAGACTCCACTGTGGTAAAGCAGATTTTCAATCTCCTTATACAGATGAATATAGAAAGGCAACATGAATTAAGCGGCGAAGGTAATCTTCCCTAA
- a CDS encoding shikimate kinase, whose protein sequence is MTVTGYGQALGAGTILNAISTWKGAAFGLDLKTFARVELSQGDGPIEGSIEENEDMDTTLIENAVGITLDLFNLKMQGTVHTRSEIPHASGLKSSSAAANAVIIATLDAIKESMEPLDMVKLGVEAAKKSGVTITGAFDDACASFFGGVVVTDNREDILFKRIKKDSEVLVFVPPQKAYSSDTDVARSKLIGPWIDMAYDLVIHREFEKAMTLNGFLYCGALGFDTEPMMIALESGIEGVTLSGTGPAYVAMGDSSVLDKVAKAWEKGGTGGKLIRTKINNEGAI, encoded by the coding sequence ATGACTGTAACAGGATATGGGCAAGCTTTGGGTGCAGGCACCATCCTCAATGCAATTTCTACCTGGAAAGGTGCAGCTTTTGGATTGGACCTCAAGACTTTTGCCAGGGTTGAATTATCACAGGGCGATGGTCCTATAGAAGGCAGCATTGAAGAAAATGAGGATATGGATACCACGCTGATCGAGAATGCAGTTGGCATAACTCTCGATCTTTTTAATTTGAAAATGCAGGGTACGGTACATACAAGAAGTGAAATCCCTCATGCAAGCGGGCTAAAAAGTAGCAGTGCTGCGGCGAATGCTGTTATTATTGCTACTCTGGATGCCATAAAAGAATCAATGGAACCTCTGGATATGGTGAAATTGGGAGTCGAAGCTGCCAAAAAATCCGGAGTGACAATCACGGGGGCTTTCGATGATGCCTGTGCATCTTTTTTTGGTGGTGTGGTAGTAACTGATAACAGGGAAGATATCCTTTTTAAACGTATCAAGAAAGATAGTGAAGTACTTGTTTTTGTTCCTCCTCAAAAGGCATATAGTTCGGATACTGATGTAGCAAGATCAAAATTAATTGGACCCTGGATAGACATGGCTTATGACCTTGTTATCCATCGGGAATTTGAGAAAGCAATGACATTAAATGGTTTTCTTTATTGTGGTGCTTTGGGTTTTGATACCGAACCAATGATGATAGCCCTTGAAAGTGGTATTGAAGGCGTCACCCTTTCTGGTACCGGTCCTGCATATGTGGCAATGGGAGATAGCTCCGTTCTGGACAAAGTTGCAAAGGCCTGGGAAAAGGGTGGTACAGGCGGAAAGCTGATAAGGACGAAGATCAATAATGAGGGAGCAATTTAA